The Henckelia pumila isolate YLH828 chromosome 2, ASM3356847v2, whole genome shotgun sequence genome includes a window with the following:
- the LOC140880434 gene encoding uncharacterized protein isoform X3: protein MVRSIFRILTIGRWESLNFMKYKTRPLRPVHGRLALKFLEWVVKRQDLELTQINYLYCITVHVLVRARMYDCARSIIMNLLERCSMSSSVFSALMDTYYMCNSNPAVFDLLIRAYVRKGATKDALNIFRLMGFRGFLASVFTCNMILAAMAKRRLAESVWLFFGEMLGKGICPNTGTFNILLNVLCLEGKLKKAGYLLKKMEKSGYAPSVVSYNTVLSWYCKNGRYKDAIELLNRMDCKGMQSDLCTYNILIDNLCKNNRSTKGYLLLKKMRKRMIIPNEVTYNILINGFVKEDKIAVARKIFNQMRKVDVLPNAITYNALIHGHCRSGDFVEALELLEEMCEKELRPNEVTYGAILNGLCKHAKFDLARYLLDWIKLEGINVNCMMYTMLIDGVCRNGMLTETVHLLGKMLKDGLNPDIVTYSALVSGFCRAGKINIVKEIICKLYKSGNRPNDIVYSTLIYNFCKHGDIIEAIKVYTVMHQSGHCADLFICNLLISSLCRRGYVRQAEVFRHHIHKIGLIPCSITYDVIVGGYANIGEGLKAFELFDEMACLGHQPSFYTYGSLLKGLCRQGNVKEAVQFFSKLRKIPCAVDIVVYNTLLAEICRIGKFKLALVLLSEMIENNVLPDSYTYGCLISGLCRAGRVVTAILLLERGLQGINVSPNQFIYTCIISGLVKIGHPRVAIDFFEDMVVQGLSPDIITFNAILDAYSKVGLVAKLHNVLSMIDGSGLLPNLATYNILLHGQSKGRNISDCFALYKNILKRGFLPDKFTCHSLILVLCESGMLDVGAKFLKMMITQGTPADQLTLNLLITAYTERIELVKAIDLLNVMNSVGVPPNADIFSSILNGLKKVSCFQECRSLLYEMLKNGFVPSFRQYCSLITSMCKSGDIKGAFKLKDEMEELGLIPCRLSESAIVRGLVMCGKTEEGLLVVNCMLRAQLVPTLSTFTTLLHRLCKDSKLSEALNMKYLMELHGAKPDVVAYNVLITGLCKTHDTSHAFKLYEEMKQRGICPNITTFAVLVHAIYSENNSAMGESILTDLEERGLVSQNSTTPGWQGKLIDVMKTIQIIRRRPKKM from the coding sequence ATGGTTAGAAGTATATTTAGAATTCTCACAATTGGTCGTTGGGAATCGTTGAATTTCATGAAATATAAAACGAGGCCGTTGAGGCCTGTTCATGGAAGGTTGGCTTTGAAATTCTTGGAGTGGGTTGTGAAGCGACAAGATTTGGAGCTAACGCAAATAAATTACTTGTACTGCATTACGGTCCACGTCCTTGTTAGAGCGAGAATGTATGATTGTGCAAGATCGATAATAATGAATTTATTGGAAAGGTGTTCTATGTCAAGCTCAGTTTTTTCCGCTCTAATGGACACGTATTATATGTGTAACTCGAACCCTGCTGTATTTGACCTGTTAATAAGGGCTTATGTCAGGAAGGGAGCAACTAAAGATGCTCTGAATATTTTTCGCCTGATGGGTTTTAGGGGATTTCTGGCATCTGTATTTACCTGTAATATGATCCTTGCAGCTATGGCAAAAAGGCGGCTTGCTGAGTCTGTGTGGTTGTTTTTTGGGGAAATGCTTGGGAAAGGCATATGTCCAAACACCGGAACATTCAACATATTGCTAAATGTGCTTTGTTTGGAAGGGAAACTGAAGAAGGCTGGTTATTTACTTAAGAAGATGGAGAAGAGTGGTTATGCTCCCAGTGTGGTTAGTTACAATACAGTGCTCAGCTGGTATTGTAAGAATGGTAGGTATAAAGATGCTATTGAGTTGTTGAATCGCATGGATTGCAAGGGTATGCAATCAGATTTGTGTACATATAATATTCTTATAGAtaatttatgtaaaaataatagGAGCACCAAAGGGTATTTACTGTTGAAAAAGATGCGGAAGAGGATGATAATTCCTAATGAAGTGACGTATAATATTCTTATAAATGGGTTTGTTAAAGAGGATAAGATTGCAGTTGCCAGAAAGATATTTAACCAAATGCGTAAGGTTGACGTTTTACCAAATGCCATCACTTATAATGCTTTGATTCATGGACATTGTCGTTCAGGTGATTTTGTTGAAGCGTTAGAGCTTTTGGAGGAAATGTGTGAGAAGGAATTGCGACCTAATGAGGTTACTTATGGAGCGATTTTAAATGGACTCTGTAAGCATGCTAAGTTTGATTTGGCTAGATATCTTCTTGATTGGATAAAGCTGGAAGGGATTAATGTCAATTGTATGATGTACACCATGCTAATAGATGGAGTGTGCAGAAATGGGATGCTGACAGAAACTGTACATTTACTCGGTAAAATGTTAAAGGATGGGTTGAATCCTGACATTGTTACATATTCAGCACTTGTAAGTGGATTTTGTAGGGCAGGAAAAATAAACATAGTGAAGGAAATAATTTGTAAACTGTACAAATCAGGAAACAGACCTAACGACATTGTATATTCAACTTTGATTTACAATTTTTGCAAACATGGTGACATAATTGAAGCCATCAAAGTGTATACAGTCATGCATCAGAGTGGACATTGTGCCGATCTTTTCATCTGTAACTTACTGATATCCTCTCTTTGCAGAAGGGGATATGTACGACAGGCTGAGGTTTTTAGGCATCACATCCATAAAATTGGTCTGATTCCCTGTTCCATCACTTATGATGTAATTGTTGGTGGTTATGCAAACATAGGAGAAGGATTGAAAGCATTTGAATTGTTTGATGAAATGGCTTGTTTAGGTCATCAACCTAGCTTCTACACATACGGGAGTCTATTGAAAGGATTGTGTAGACAAGGCAATGTGAAAGAGGCCGTACAATTCTTCAGTAAACTTCGAAAAATTCCTTGTGCTGTGGACATTGTTGTATACAACACATTGCTGGCTGAGATATGTAGGATTGGTAAATTCAAACTAGCTCTAGTCCTTTTATCTGAGATGATTGAAAATAATGTGCTTCCTGACAGTTATACATATGGTTGTCTTATTTCTGGTTTATGTAGAGCTGGTAGAGTTGTTACTGCAATTCTTCTGTTGGAAAGGGGACTGCAAGGAATAAATGTCTCCCCAAACCAGTTTATTTATACATGTATCATTAGTGGTCTTGTTAAAATTGGCCATCCGCGAGTGGCTATTGACTTCTTTGAAGATATGGTGGTACAGGGTCTTAGTCCTGATATAATTACGTTCAATGCCATTTTAGATGCGTACTCGAAAGTGGGACTGGTGGCTAAGTTGCACAATGTCCTATCTATGATTGATGGTAGTGGTTTGTTGCCTAATTTGGCAACATACAATATCCTCCTACACGGGCAATCAAAAGGCCGGAATATTTCTGACTGCTTTGCATTGTACAAAAACATATTAAAACGCGGTTTTCTTCCTGATAAGTTCACATGCCACTCTTTAATTCTCGTGCTATGTGAATCTGGCATGCTGGATGTCGgggctaaatttttgaaaatgatgATCACTCAGGGGACTCCAGCAGATCAATTAACATTAAACTTGTTGATTACTGCGTATACCGAGAGAATTGAATTAGTGAAGGCCATTGACTTGTTAAATGTCATGAACTCTGTTGGAGTTCCACCAAATGCAGATATTTTCTCCTCTATTTTGAACGGACTTAAGAAAGTATCTTGTTTCCAAGAGTGTCGTTCACTTCTTTATGAGATGCTGAAGAATGGATTTGTTCCTTCTTTTAGGCAATACTGCAGTTTGATCACAAGTATGTGTAAATCTGGAGATATAAAAGGAGCTTTCAAACTGAAAGATGAGATGGAAGAACTTGGTCTCATTCCTTGCCGTTTGTCAGAGAGTGCCATTGTTCGAGGGCTTGTGATGTGTGGGAAGACAGAGGAGGGACTTCTTGTTGTTAATTGTATGCTGAGGGCACAACTCGTTCCTACACTTTCGACTTTCACGACCTTACTTCATCGGTTATGCAAAGATTCTAAACTTTCTGAGGCACTGAACATGAAATATTTAATGGAACTTCATGGAGCAAAGCCCGATGTTGTTGCTTACAATGTTCTTATAACAGGCCTTTGTAAAACCCACGATACTTCACATGCCTTCAAATTATATGAGGAGATGAAACAGAGAGGCATCTGCCCTAATATCACAACATTCGCTGTTCTCGTCCATGCCATCTATTCTGAAAATAATTCAGCAATGGGTGAGAGCATTTTGACAGATTTGGAGGAAAGAGGATTAGTCAGTCAGAATTCAACTACCCCAGGATGGCAAGGAAAATTGATTGATGTCATGAAAACCATACAAATCATACGACGAAGACCAAAGAAAATGTAG